A stretch of Coccidioides posadasii str. Silveira chromosome 2, complete sequence DNA encodes these proteins:
- a CDS encoding uncharacterized protein (EggNog:ENOG410PHGF~COG:G~TransMembrane:12 (i123-142o162-183i195-211o217-233i254-277o289-310i381-401o413-435i442-463o469-487i508-528o540-559i)) gives MREKRLDPEVPVANDGHSSSPSVSTGKQEVIREETVRSWVKEGQENGINNKLRNPLSGMTKDELFRDVETFALEKGLMDVVDDLKKGALIAQDPKSFELLDELSEAEKELLRREKTHKWNQPFMMYFMTILCAGSAIVQGMDQTAVNGAQEFYFDEFNVTDVWQQGLLNGAPYLCSALIGCWTTAPLNRYFGRRGCIFISCFVSFASSFWMATAHTWWNLLLARFLLGFAVGAKSTTTPVYGAECSPANIRGALVMMWQMWTAFGIMLGYIASVAFMDVKVASIPGFNWRLMLASTAIPPFFVCIQVYLCPESPRWYMMRDRYQSAYNALCKLRPSSLQAARDLYYIHASLRIEEKLREGKRLWKEMFGIPRNRRAAQSSFFVMFMQQFCGVNAIMYYSSSMFRTAGFSQREALITSLGCGITNWIFALPAVYTIDTFGRRNLLLTTFPLMSLFLLFTGFSFWIPDLKTRTACVATGIYLFMIVYSPGEGPVPFTYSAEAFPLYIRDIGMSFATATTWGFNFVISLTWPALEKSFKPQGAFGWYAAWNIFGWVFCYFCLPETKALSLEELDQVFSVPTRTHINHYRTMLPWYFKKYVLRSDVPPQKQLYDYE, from the exons ATGAGAGAGAAACGACTCGACCCAGAAGTCCCTGTAGCCAACGATGGCCACAGCTCGAGTCCCTCCGTCTCCACGGGGAAACAGGAGGTCATCAGAGAAGAAACCGTAAGAAGCTGGGTGAAAGAAGGACAAGAAAATGGGATAAATAACAAACTTCGAAACCCCCTATCTGGCATGACCAAAGACGAGCTCTTCCGGGATGTTGAAACATTCGCCCTTGAAAAAGGCCTGATGGATGTCGTTGACGATTTGAAGAAGGGAGCTCTGATTGCGCAAGATCCGAAATCGTTTGAGCTCCTGGACGAGCTTTCGGAGGCGGAAAAGGAACTGCTCCGTCGGGAGAAAACGCACAAATGGAATCAGCCTTTTATGATGTATTTCATGACCA TTCTTTGTGCCGGCTCCGCTATTGTCCAGGGCATGGACCAGACCGCAGTTAATGGTGCCCAAGA GTTTTACTTCGATGAATTCAACGTCACCGATGTCTGGCAACAGGGTCTGCTCAACGGAGCCCCATATCTCTGCTCCGCATTGATCGGCTGCTGGACAACGGCGCCTCTCAACCGCTATTTCGGCCGTCGTGGATGTATTTTCATCTCATGTTTTGTCTCGTTTGCAAGCTCCTTCTGGATGGCTACAGCCCATACCTGGTGGAACCTTCTCTTGGCTCGGTTTTTGCTTGGTTTCGCCGTTGGCGCTAAGTCCACGACTACACCTGTGTATGGGGCAGAATGCTCTCCGGCAAATATTCGTGGTGCGCTCGTCATGATGTGGCAGATGTGGACGGCGTTTGGAATTATGTTGGGCTACATTGCATCTGTCGCCTTCATGGACGTTAAAGTCGCATCGATTCCCGGTTTTAATTGGAGGCTGATGTTAGCTTCCACAGCGATCCC TCCTTTTTTCGTCTGCATTCAGGTATATCTATGCCCTGAATCTCCACGATGGTACATGATGCGGGATCGGTATCAGAGCGCCTACAATGCTCTCTGCAAACTTCGACCTTCATCTCTACAAGCGGCGAGGGATTTGTACTATATCCATGCTTCGCTGAGAATTGAGGAAAAACTTCGCGAAGGCAAGCGTCTTTGGAAGGAGATGTTTGGCATTCCTCGCAATAGACGAGCTGCACAGTCCTCATTCTTTGTAATGTTCATGCAGCAG TTCTGTGGCGTCAATGCGATCATGTACTATTCCTCTTCGATGTTTAGAACGGCAGGTTTCTCGCAACGCGAGGCTTTGATAACGTCTTTGGGCTGTGGTATTACTAACTGGATTTTTGCACTGCCTGCAGTGTATACAATCGATACGTTCGGCCGCCGGAACTTACTTCTGACAACGTTTCCACTCATGTCACTTTTCTTACTATTTACAGGATTCTCTTTCTGGATTCCAGATTTGAAGACACGGACAGCCTGCGTTGCGACGGGGATTTACCTGTTCATGATCGTGTATTCGCCTGGCGAAGGGCCAGTGCCGTTTACCTATTCGGCTGAAGCATTC CCTCTGTATATTCGCGACATCGGGATGTCATTCGCGACAGCGACCACATGGGGATTTAACTTCGTTATTTCTCTCACATGGCCAGCCCTAGAGAAATCTTTCAAACCACAAGGGGCATTCGGTTGGTATGCTGCTTGGAACATCTTCGGCTGGGTATTCTGCTATTTCTGCCTACCGGAGACAAAGGCCCTGTCCTTGGAAGAACTAGACCAAGTCTTTTCGGTTCCGACAAGGACACATATCAACCATTATCGTACTATGTTGCCATGGTATTTCAAGAAATACGTTTTAAGAAGCGATGTCCCACCGCAGAAGCAACTATATGATTACGAGTAA